The following are from one region of the Aquirufa lenticrescens genome:
- a CDS encoding DUF3341 domain-containing protein codes for MSSTTNYILGVYDDEDEVLHAVGEVKAKGIKIEDVFTPFPIHGLDVAVGHERTRLPIAAFMFGALGMISALSLISYTMVFDWPMIIGGKDFFALPNWIPVTFEGTVLFTAFGLVTTFCISNDLWPGNPTLPLDIRTTDDKFVMAINVDKNKVSAADIKKALKESGAIEVNVK; via the coding sequence ATGAGTTCGACAACTAACTACATTTTGGGAGTTTATGACGATGAGGACGAGGTTTTACACGCTGTAGGCGAAGTAAAGGCTAAAGGAATCAAAATCGAAGACGTATTTACTCCATTCCCTATTCACGGATTAGACGTAGCCGTAGGTCATGAGCGTACTCGCTTACCCATCGCTGCTTTTATGTTCGGTGCATTAGGTATGATTAGTGCCTTATCATTGATTAGCTACACGATGGTATTCGATTGGCCTATGATCATTGGTGGTAAAGACTTCTTTGCACTTCCTAACTGGATTCCAGTCACATTCGAGGGAACAGTATTGTTCACGGCTTTTGGCCTTGTAACAACATTCTGTATCTCAAATGACTTGTGGCCTGGCAATCCTACACTTCCATTAGATATCCGTACAACAGATGACAAATTTGTGATGGCTATTAACGTGGATAAAAACAAAGTAAGTGCAGCTGATATCAAGAAAGCCTTGAAAGAGTCCGGTGCGATCGAAGTTAATGTTAAATAA
- a CDS encoding cytochrome c oxidase subunit II, with protein sequence MFYLIGLLSVIFFALAISVISKSIKLNKALVADENTDSALDSNNNANAYGMIIFWALGTIAGVWSFLVAQPDFLPVAASEHGLRTDSMFWVSMAVVTFAFFATNTLLLFFAFKYRYNKNRKATFYPVNHKLELIWTVIPAIVMAILVFTGWRTWRDITSQAPSDAVVIEITGHQFGWYVRYGGNDDNQLGNYNYKLIDETNNIGIDFTDKHSFDDFTATELHLPKGKPVLLKIHAQDVLHSVYLPFHRVKMDAVPGMPTKFWFTPNMSTDEMRAKLGKKDFNFKLNCTEICGRGHFGMAITVFVDEPEDYAKWCAEQKPFLATNPTYLAKVPENLKAKASKYIPAEPVAVDSAAAPAEEAVSVN encoded by the coding sequence ATGTTTTACCTAATAGGTCTTTTATCAGTTATCTTCTTTGCTCTTGCGATTTCCGTTATCAGCAAAAGTATTAAGTTGAATAAAGCGTTAGTTGCTGACGAAAATACAGACTCAGCTTTAGATTCAAACAACAATGCCAATGCGTACGGAATGATCATTTTCTGGGCATTAGGTACTATTGCGGGTGTTTGGTCATTCTTAGTAGCACAACCGGATTTCTTGCCAGTAGCTGCATCAGAGCATGGATTAAGAACAGATAGCATGTTCTGGGTATCGATGGCAGTAGTAACATTTGCCTTCTTTGCAACTAACACCTTATTGTTATTCTTTGCATTTAAATACCGTTACAATAAAAACAGAAAGGCGACTTTCTATCCTGTGAACCACAAATTAGAATTAATTTGGACAGTGATTCCAGCAATCGTTATGGCTATCTTGGTATTCACAGGTTGGAGAACTTGGAGAGATATTACTTCTCAAGCTCCAAGTGACGCTGTAGTCATTGAAATCACTGGTCACCAGTTTGGTTGGTACGTGCGTTATGGCGGTAATGATGATAACCAATTAGGAAATTACAATTATAAGTTGATCGATGAAACGAACAATATCGGTATCGATTTTACAGATAAGCACTCTTTTGATGACTTTACTGCAACGGAACTTCACCTTCCTAAAGGAAAGCCGGTACTATTAAAGATTCACGCTCAGGACGTTTTACACTCGGTATACTTGCCTTTCCACCGTGTGAAGATGGATGCGGTACCGGGTATGCCTACTAAGTTCTGGTTCACACCTAATATGTCAACTGACGAAATGCGTGCGAAACTTGGTAAGAAAGATTTCAACTTTAAGTTAAACTGTACTGAGATTTGTGGCCGTGGTCACTTCGGTATGGCTATCACTGTTTTTGTAGACGAACCAGAGGATTATGCCAAATGGTGTGCGGAGCAAAAACCATTCTTAGCAACCAACCCTACGTATTTAGCTAAGGTTCCTGAGAATTTAAAAGCAAAAGCTAGCAAGTATATTCCTGCTGAACCAGTCGCTGTAGATAGCGCTGCTGCTCCGGCGGAAGAAGCTGTAAGTGTAAACTAA
- a CDS encoding COX15/CtaA family protein: MDFRKFATLSLLSIYLLILAGGIVRSTGSGMGCPDWPKCFGRFIPPTKVEELPLHYEVIYQDKLHGEVEFNATKTWIEYINRLLGALTGFIVLITTALAYREGRKVFLPTLASLVLILANAVLGKYVVDSFLLPGVVTAHMLLSIGVIYFLVKALNNQSSSEVIPMVNRQWIGISLLIVLVQIILGTQVRENMDHVIKAVGEGAKDQWIANLDFGYIIHRTFSWVILICHLILWKKLDESPLQTYRKGVLLLIGISLGTGILMAYFALPLGSQAVHLLISLVLMGWHISSWIQTKNA; the protein is encoded by the coding sequence ATGGACTTTAGAAAATTCGCAACCCTTTCACTCCTGAGCATTTATTTGCTTATCCTTGCCGGCGGAATCGTACGCAGCACAGGATCAGGAATGGGATGTCCGGATTGGCCAAAGTGTTTTGGACGATTTATACCTCCTACTAAAGTAGAAGAATTGCCCCTTCATTACGAAGTCATTTACCAAGACAAGCTACACGGCGAGGTGGAATTCAATGCTACGAAAACTTGGATTGAATATATTAATCGCCTATTAGGTGCTTTGACGGGATTTATCGTATTAATCACCACTGCATTAGCTTATAGAGAAGGGAGAAAGGTATTCTTGCCTACTTTGGCAAGCTTAGTTTTAATCCTCGCTAACGCAGTATTAGGCAAATATGTGGTCGACTCTTTTCTATTGCCAGGGGTAGTAACCGCACATATGTTATTGTCCATCGGGGTCATCTATTTTTTAGTGAAAGCCTTAAACAATCAATCTTCCTCCGAGGTTATACCTATGGTGAATCGCCAGTGGATTGGGATCAGTTTGTTAATCGTATTAGTCCAAATCATCTTAGGTACACAAGTACGGGAGAACATGGATCACGTGATCAAAGCGGTAGGAGAAGGGGCTAAAGACCAATGGATCGCGAACCTAGACTTCGGCTACATCATCCACAGAACATTCTCCTGGGTGATTTTGATTTGCCATTTGATCCTTTGGAAAAAATTAGATGAAAGTCCGCTACAGACCTACCGAAAAGGAGTGTTACTATTGATCGGCATTTCACTGGGAACCGGAATATTGATGGCCTACTTCGCTTTACCTTTAGGTAGTCAAGCAGTACATCTTTTAATCTCATTAGTATTAATGGGCTGGCATATCAGCTCTTGGATACAAACAAAAAACGCCTAA
- the cyoE gene encoding heme o synthase, translating to MSSIKPYIALLKSRLSMTVAFSGTFGYLLAPIDHKPLGIFLISLAGFVLTGAANIVNQLKEIELDKLMKRTAKRPLPTETLTPEQARNFGYVLAVIALGLLSFFTWKAALIGLLSYVLYGYVYTPLKRVGPISVFVGAFPGAFPPMIGWVAATGHFGWEPGILFAIQFFWQFPHFWAIAWVADADYRKAGFKMLPNDGKKDIKTAFTIMIYTLFLVPLGFVPYLLHITGIQSAIITVVAGILFLCQTFYLMMRPTDKAAKWMMFGSFFYLIIIQIALLFDKV from the coding sequence ATGTCGTCTATAAAACCCTATATTGCCCTATTAAAATCGAGACTATCCATGACGGTAGCCTTCTCTGGGACGTTCGGGTATTTATTAGCACCCATTGACCACAAGCCCCTCGGAATCTTCTTAATTTCATTAGCGGGTTTTGTCTTAACCGGAGCAGCGAACATCGTGAATCAATTGAAGGAGATCGAACTTGACAAATTGATGAAACGGACGGCGAAACGTCCTTTGCCTACCGAGACCCTTACACCAGAACAAGCCCGTAATTTTGGTTATGTGCTGGCTGTTATCGCTTTAGGCCTATTAAGTTTTTTCACCTGGAAAGCAGCCTTAATTGGATTACTTTCCTATGTGCTTTACGGCTATGTGTATACGCCACTAAAGCGTGTTGGACCTATCTCTGTATTTGTGGGAGCCTTTCCTGGAGCCTTCCCTCCTATGATCGGATGGGTGGCTGCTACGGGTCATTTTGGCTGGGAGCCTGGCATTTTATTTGCAATCCAATTTTTCTGGCAATTCCCGCACTTCTGGGCAATCGCTTGGGTGGCGGATGCGGATTACCGCAAGGCAGGATTTAAGATGTTGCCAAACGATGGAAAGAAAGACATTAAAACGGCTTTCACCATCATGATTTATACGCTCTTTTTAGTGCCTTTGGGATTTGTGCCGTATTTGCTGCACATCACTGGAATTCAATCTGCGATCATCACGGTGGTAGCGGGGATTCTATTTTTATGCCAAACCTTTTACCTCATGATGCGCCCCACAGATAAGGCCGCCAAGTGGATGATGTTTGGTTCGTTTTTCTATTTAATCATCATACAAATTGCCTTATTATTTGATAAAGTTTAA
- a CDS encoding cytochrome c oxidase subunit I: MSTATSHAEEVHTHAHDHEHEHHELNFWTKYIFSTDHKTIAKQYLISGIIWAFIGGSLSIIFRLQLGFPEMQLDWLRPILGEWIDEGGKLDKEFYLALVTMHGTIMVFFVLTAGLSGTFSNFLIPLQIGARDMASGFINMLSYWFFFLSSMIMFASLFLETGPASGGWVIYPPLSALPQAMPGSGLGMTMWLTAMTFFIVSSLMGGINYICTVINLRTRGMTFTKMPLTIWSFFFTAVLGLLSFPVLLSAALLLIFDRSFGTSFYLSEIYIQGQALPNMGGSPILYQHLFWFLGHPEVYIVLLPALGMTSEIIATNSRKPIFGYRAMIGSMMGITVLAFIVWAHHMFVTGMNPFLGSVFMFLTLIIAVPSAVKAFNYITTLWKGNLIFTPAMLFSIGLVSLFISGGVTGIILGNSALDINLHDTYFVVAHFHLVMGAASFFGLMAGVYHWFPKMFGRMMNKTLGYIHFWFTFVGVYMVFFPMHYIGIAGFPRRYYSFTAVGNDGAAAFTNMNAFISIAAIITFSAQAIFAWNFFYSIFKGKRAPQNPWNSTTLEWTTPIEPGHGNWEGEIPAVYRWPYDYSKPGSDVDFIPQNVPFSATKSSNLPEEEAEIAREKDIEGLLGAQNESYNR; this comes from the coding sequence ATGTCAACTGCAACATCACACGCTGAAGAAGTTCACACACATGCACACGATCACGAGCATGAGCACCACGAACTAAATTTTTGGACAAAGTATATCTTCTCAACAGATCACAAAACGATCGCTAAGCAATACTTAATCTCAGGTATTATCTGGGCGTTCATTGGAGGATCTCTTTCTATCATCTTCCGTTTGCAATTAGGTTTCCCTGAAATGCAATTAGATTGGTTACGTCCTATCTTAGGTGAATGGATCGATGAGGGTGGTAAACTAGATAAAGAATTTTATTTAGCCCTCGTTACGATGCACGGTACCATCATGGTATTCTTTGTATTGACAGCAGGTCTTTCGGGAACGTTCTCTAACTTCTTGATTCCATTACAAATTGGAGCGAGAGATATGGCCTCAGGATTCATTAATATGTTATCCTATTGGTTCTTCTTCTTATCATCGATGATCATGTTCGCGTCTCTATTCTTAGAAACGGGTCCTGCATCAGGTGGTTGGGTAATTTACCCTCCATTATCTGCCTTGCCACAAGCAATGCCGGGTTCTGGTTTAGGTATGACTATGTGGTTAACAGCGATGACCTTCTTTATTGTTTCTTCTTTAATGGGAGGTATCAACTACATTTGTACGGTCATTAACTTGCGTACACGTGGTATGACTTTCACGAAGATGCCATTAACTATTTGGTCATTCTTCTTCACTGCAGTATTAGGTTTGTTATCATTCCCTGTATTATTATCTGCGGCTTTATTATTGATCTTTGACCGTTCATTCGGAACATCATTCTACTTATCTGAGATCTATATCCAAGGTCAAGCGCTACCTAACATGGGTGGTTCTCCTATCTTGTACCAACACTTATTCTGGTTCCTAGGTCACCCAGAGGTTTATATCGTATTGCTTCCTGCATTAGGTATGACATCTGAGATCATCGCAACTAACTCTCGTAAGCCTATCTTCGGATACCGTGCGATGATTGGTTCTATGATGGGTATCACCGTGCTTGCATTCATTGTATGGGCTCACCATATGTTCGTAACCGGTATGAATCCATTCTTAGGTTCTGTATTTATGTTCTTGACCTTGATCATTGCAGTGCCATCTGCGGTGAAAGCGTTTAACTACATTACTACGCTTTGGAAAGGTAACTTGATCTTTACTCCTGCGATGTTATTCTCTATCGGTCTTGTATCATTATTCATTTCGGGTGGTGTAACAGGTATCATTTTAGGTAACTCTGCATTAGATATCAACTTACACGATACTTATTTCGTAGTTGCTCACTTCCACCTTGTAATGGGTGCAGCCTCATTCTTTGGTTTAATGGCTGGTGTTTACCACTGGTTCCCTAAGATGTTCGGTCGTATGATGAACAAGACTTTAGGTTATATCCACTTCTGGTTCACTTTTGTGGGTGTATACATGGTATTCTTCCCAATGCACTACATCGGTATCGCAGGTTTCCCTCGTCGTTACTACTCATTTACAGCAGTAGGAAATGATGGAGCAGCTGCCTTTACGAATATGAACGCATTTATCTCGATTGCAGCGATTATTACCTTCTCTGCACAAGCGATCTTTGCTTGGAACTTCTTCTATTCCATCTTCAAAGGAAAGAGAGCTCCACAAAATCCTTGGAACTCAACTACGCTAGAGTGGACAACTCCTATCGAGCCAGGACACGGAAACTGGGAGGGAGAAATTCCAGCCGTATACCGTTGGCCATATGATTATTCTAAGCCAGGTTCTGACGTAGATTTCATTCCACAAAACGTACCATTCTCTGCTACAAAGAGCTCTAACCTTCCAGAGGAAGAAGCTGAAATTGCAAGAGAAAAAGATATCGAAGGTTTATTAGGCGCGCAAAACGAAAGTTATAACCGTTAA
- the nrfD gene encoding NrfD/PsrC family molybdoenzyme membrane anchor subunit, which produces MSHVVSPIREKLVTGGKSYSDVTHDICKQVEGEPTKEWKIAFGISCLVFIYGAYCLFYTWWQGIGVWGLNKTVGWAWDITNFVWWVGIGHAGTLISAVLLLFRQKWRTSINRSAEAMTIFAVLCAASFILAHMGRPWLAHWALPLPNAFGSLWVNFNSPLVWDVFAISTYLSVSLLFWYMGLVPDLATIRDRATTAGRKFWYGFFSLGWTGSSKTWARYEYMSLILAGISTPLVLSVHTIVSMDFATSVIPGWHTTIFPPYFVAGAIFSGFAMVQTLLLITRVVFKLEDYITIEHIEMMNIVITVTGSVVGIAYLTEFFIAWYSGVEYESYAFINRATGPYWWAYWMMMTCNVISPQLFWSKAIRTNLMVSFFLSIVVNVGMWFERFVIIVTSLHRDYLPSSWAMFSPTMYDIGDYIFSFGLFFTLFFLFAKFLPVVNMAEVKSVMKGVSSNFPAKKAKAAKKTEE; this is translated from the coding sequence ATGTCGCACGTTGTATCACCCATAAGAGAGAAACTAGTTACTGGTGGAAAATCTTATTCCGATGTTACCCACGATATTTGCAAGCAAGTAGAGGGAGAACCTACAAAAGAATGGAAAATTGCATTCGGGATCTCTTGTCTTGTATTCATTTATGGTGCTTATTGCCTTTTCTACACTTGGTGGCAAGGTATTGGCGTTTGGGGATTAAATAAAACCGTAGGTTGGGCTTGGGATATCACTAACTTCGTTTGGTGGGTTGGTATCGGTCACGCGGGTACGTTGATTTCTGCCGTATTATTATTATTCCGTCAAAAATGGAGAACATCCATCAACCGCTCAGCGGAAGCGATGACGATCTTTGCCGTACTTTGTGCTGCATCGTTCATCTTAGCGCACATGGGCCGTCCTTGGTTAGCTCACTGGGCTTTACCACTTCCTAACGCTTTCGGTTCTTTATGGGTTAACTTTAACTCTCCGTTAGTTTGGGACGTTTTTGCGATCTCTACGTATTTATCAGTTTCTTTATTGTTCTGGTATATGGGTCTTGTGCCGGATTTGGCAACGATTCGTGACCGTGCAACAACTGCAGGTCGTAAGTTTTGGTATGGTTTCTTCAGCTTAGGCTGGACAGGTTCTTCTAAGACTTGGGCACGTTATGAATACATGTCTTTAATCTTAGCAGGTATCTCTACTCCTCTTGTACTTTCTGTACACACGATTGTATCGATGGACTTTGCAACGTCTGTTATCCCAGGATGGCACACAACAATCTTCCCTCCGTATTTCGTGGCGGGTGCGATTTTCTCTGGTTTTGCCATGGTGCAAACCTTATTGTTAATCACACGTGTGGTTTTCAAATTAGAGGACTACATCACAATCGAGCATATCGAAATGATGAACATCGTTATCACAGTAACGGGTTCAGTCGTAGGTATCGCTTATTTAACTGAATTCTTCATCGCTTGGTACTCAGGTGTGGAATATGAAAGTTATGCCTTCATTAACCGTGCAACGGGTCCTTACTGGTGGGCTTATTGGATGATGATGACATGTAACGTAATCTCTCCACAGTTGTTCTGGTCTAAAGCGATCCGTACAAACTTGATGGTTTCGTTCTTCTTATCCATCGTAGTAAACGTAGGTATGTGGTTCGAGCGTTTCGTTATTATCGTAACATCTTTACACCGTGACTACTTACCATCATCTTGGGCGATGTTCTCTCCTACGATGTATGATATCGGTGATTACATCTTCTCATTTGGTTTATTCTTTACGTTATTCTTCTTATTCGCTAAATTCTTACCTGTGGTAAATATGGCGGAAGTGAAATCCGTAATGAAAGGCGTTTCGTCTAACTTCCCAGCGAAGAAAGCAAAGGCTGCAAAGAAAACAGAAGAATAA
- a CDS encoding quinol:cytochrome C oxidoreductase, which translates to MAGHSHFSPANVEEHFDFTSEGKKRIIYAFIAGVVALVIGIYLLSKGEAGGHEVAAAGHEAAKAGHEAAAEHLSGGAVSHQPDAEEHYNWMNRVWANVWLNAVFFTGIAVVGMFFVSLQYLTKSGWSAVMKRVPEAFPKFLYISLPILILTFFFKGDVIFHWMHHGVTEVGSANYDKIIAGKSGYLNKNFFLIRLVGFGALWILLWNMLRKKSLEEDLNGGTEYFTQLVKIGTAFIVIFGASSSIFAWDWVMSIDTHWFSTMFGWYMFASWHVTTYAVIVLTVLYLKDKGLMAYVNENHLHDLGKFMFAFSIFWTYVWFEQFLLIYYANLPEETIYFLERWEGYDKLYKSSEILMVILNFLLPFLVLMTRDAKRTRIFLKIAAFLIIAGHYIDFYQMIMPGVVGKHGGYGLVEFGMVTVFASAFIYVISGELTKASLVAKNHPFLPEALHHDI; encoded by the coding sequence ATGGCGGGACATTCACATTTTTCCCCAGCAAACGTAGAAGAGCATTTTGACTTCACATCAGAAGGCAAAAAGCGAATCATATATGCTTTTATTGCAGGCGTTGTTGCTTTAGTTATTGGTATTTATCTTTTATCTAAAGGAGAAGCAGGTGGTCACGAAGTAGCGGCAGCAGGACATGAGGCAGCAAAAGCGGGACACGAAGCGGCGGCAGAACACCTTTCAGGCGGAGCTGTTTCTCACCAACCAGACGCGGAAGAGCACTACAATTGGATGAATCGCGTTTGGGCGAACGTTTGGTTGAATGCTGTATTCTTTACAGGTATTGCTGTAGTGGGCATGTTCTTCGTTTCATTACAATACTTAACTAAATCAGGTTGGTCAGCGGTAATGAAGCGTGTGCCAGAAGCTTTCCCTAAGTTCTTATATATCTCCCTACCTATCTTAATTTTAACTTTCTTCTTCAAAGGAGATGTGATATTCCACTGGATGCACCATGGAGTAACAGAAGTAGGAAGTGCGAACTATGATAAAATCATTGCAGGTAAGTCTGGATACTTGAATAAAAATTTCTTCTTAATTCGTTTAGTAGGATTTGGTGCGTTGTGGATCCTACTTTGGAATATGTTACGTAAAAAATCGTTAGAAGAGGATTTGAATGGTGGAACAGAATACTTTACTCAATTAGTCAAAATTGGTACTGCGTTCATCGTGATTTTCGGTGCATCTAGCTCGATTTTCGCTTGGGACTGGGTGATGTCAATTGACACACACTGGTTCTCTACGATGTTCGGATGGTATATGTTTGCTTCCTGGCACGTAACTACTTATGCCGTAATCGTTTTAACGGTATTGTATTTGAAAGACAAAGGTTTGATGGCTTATGTAAATGAGAATCACTTACACGATTTAGGTAAGTTTATGTTTGCGTTCTCTATCTTCTGGACCTATGTATGGTTTGAGCAATTCTTGTTAATCTACTATGCTAACTTACCAGAAGAGACCATTTATTTCTTAGAGCGTTGGGAAGGTTATGATAAACTTTACAAAAGCTCAGAAATTTTAATGGTAATCCTAAACTTCTTGTTGCCTTTCTTAGTTCTAATGACACGTGATGCGAAGAGAACACGTATCTTCTTGAAGATCGCAGCTTTCTTAATTATCGCTGGTCACTATATTGACTTCTATCAAATGATTATGCCAGGTGTTGTAGGTAAACACGGTGGTTATGGTTTAGTAGAATTTGGAATGGTTACTGTTTTTGCTTCAGCGTTTATCTATGTAATCTCTGGAGAATTAACAAAAGCAAGTTTAGTGGCGAAAAACCACCCATTCTTGCCAGAAGCATTACACCACGATATTTAA
- a CDS encoding c-type cytochrome, with product MFNSIHKFTLLVGLTAGLLSCGDDHNDTGTEFAPNMYNSVGYEPMTQLQGDTNKINPYGMNMRLPVAGTVSRKKYTGADSLKKAFLAQELLAKTVPNDSLSYSAALLKNPLAATPENIEAGKLQYERFCQHCHGEGGKGDGLVAKQYKGVPVYSSDALKDVNDGHIYHVITHGKGRMWPHASQISSENRWKIVLYVHELQKQ from the coding sequence ATGTTCAATTCAATTCATAAATTCACTTTATTAGTCGGCCTTACGGCAGGACTTTTATCTTGTGGAGATGACCATAATGATACAGGTACAGAGTTTGCGCCTAATATGTACAATTCAGTAGGTTACGAACCAATGACCCAACTGCAAGGTGATACGAATAAAATCAACCCTTACGGGATGAATATGCGTTTACCAGTAGCAGGTACGGTTTCTCGAAAAAAATATACGGGTGCAGATAGCTTGAAAAAAGCGTTCTTAGCGCAAGAATTATTGGCAAAAACAGTCCCTAACGACAGTTTATCCTACTCTGCCGCCTTGTTAAAAAACCCATTAGCTGCAACTCCAGAGAATATCGAAGCAGGTAAATTACAATACGAGCGTTTCTGCCAACACTGCCATGGTGAAGGAGGAAAAGGAGACGGTTTAGTTGCTAAACAATACAAAGGTGTACCAGTGTATTCAAGTGATGCCTTAAAAGATGTGAACGATGGACATATCTACCACGTAATTACCCACGGTAAAGGACGTATGTGGCCTCACGCTTCACAGATCTCCTCAGAGAACCGTTGGAAAATCGTACTTTATGTACACGAATTACAAAAACAATAA